A region of Planococcus sp. MSAK28401 DNA encodes the following proteins:
- the trmFO gene encoding FADH(2)-oxidizing methylenetetrahydrofolate--tRNA-(uracil(54)-C(5))-methyltransferase TrmFO → MTKIVNVIGAGLAGSEAAWQIAKRGVNVRLYEMRPVKQTPAHHTDKFAELVCSNSLRANSLTNAVGVIKEEMRKLDSVIIDAADKASVPAGGALAVDRHEFAGMVTENVRNHPLVEVINEEVTEIPEGITIIATGPLTSPALAEKVRKLTGEEYLYFYDAAAPIVEKDSIDMDKVYLKSRYDKGEAAYLNCPMTEEEFRRFHTALVEAEVVPLKEFEKEIYFEGCMPVEVMAARGDKTLTFGPMKPVGLEDPKTGKRPYAVVQLRQDDAAGTLYNIVGFQTHLKWGAQKEILRMIPGLENVEIVRYGVMHRNTFINSPNVLKPTYQLKADPNIFFAGQMTGVEGYVESAGSGLLAGINAAKLALGEEPVVLPAETALGSMARYITEADSKNFQPMNINFGLFPDLGERIKSKQERAERHANRALESIQNYMNSVTI, encoded by the coding sequence ATGACGAAAATTGTAAATGTAATCGGTGCCGGACTTGCAGGAAGCGAAGCGGCATGGCAAATCGCCAAACGCGGCGTCAATGTCAGGCTTTATGAAATGCGCCCGGTCAAACAAACGCCGGCACACCATACGGATAAATTTGCGGAATTGGTCTGCAGCAACTCGCTGCGCGCCAATTCATTGACCAATGCGGTCGGCGTCATCAAAGAAGAAATGCGCAAGTTGGATTCAGTCATCATTGATGCAGCCGATAAAGCATCAGTGCCTGCTGGCGGCGCGCTTGCAGTCGACCGTCACGAGTTTGCAGGAATGGTCACGGAAAATGTCCGCAATCACCCACTCGTCGAAGTGATCAATGAAGAAGTGACAGAAATCCCGGAAGGCATCACCATCATCGCAACTGGCCCATTGACTTCGCCCGCGCTTGCCGAAAAAGTCCGCAAGCTGACTGGCGAAGAATATCTCTATTTCTACGACGCGGCAGCACCGATCGTCGAAAAAGACAGCATCGATATGGACAAAGTCTATTTGAAATCGCGCTACGATAAAGGCGAAGCCGCTTATCTGAATTGCCCGATGACCGAAGAAGAGTTCCGCCGCTTCCATACGGCTTTGGTCGAAGCGGAAGTCGTACCGCTTAAGGAATTCGAAAAAGAAATCTATTTCGAAGGCTGTATGCCGGTCGAAGTGATGGCTGCCAGAGGCGATAAGACCTTAACCTTTGGGCCGATGAAACCTGTCGGGCTCGAAGATCCGAAAACTGGCAAGCGGCCTTACGCAGTCGTGCAATTGCGCCAGGACGATGCAGCCGGCACGCTGTACAATATCGTCGGATTCCAGACCCATTTGAAATGGGGAGCGCAAAAAGAAATCCTGCGCATGATTCCGGGGCTAGAGAATGTCGAGATCGTCCGCTACGGCGTCATGCACCGCAATACATTCATTAACTCACCGAATGTCTTGAAGCCGACCTATCAGTTGAAAGCCGATCCGAATATCTTCTTCGCCGGCCAAATGACAGGCGTCGAAGGCTATGTGGAATCTGCGGGAAGCGGATTGCTCGCAGGCATCAACGCGGCGAAACTGGCACTTGGCGAAGAGCCGGTCGTATTGCCTGCAGAAACTGCACTTGGCAGCATGGCGCGTTATATTACTGAAGCGGATTCGAAGAACTTCCAGCCGATGAACATCAATTTCGGATTGTTCCCGGATCTTGGGGAACGCATCAAGTCCAAGCAGGAACGCGCTGAACGCCACGCCAACCGCGCTTTGGAATCAATTCAAAATTATATGAATTCAGTGACGATTTAA
- the lepB gene encoding signal peptidase I, producing the protein MEAEGKKKNEVWEWSKALLIAFGLAAIIRFFLFTPIVVDGESMMPTLEHGDRMIVNKIGYDIGEPDRFDIIVFHAPEQKDYIKRVIGLPGDHVAYEEDQLFINGEAVEEPYLDQYKTGITGTLTEDFVLEDITSYSTIPDGYVFVMGDNRRASKDSRHIGLVPIDEVIGNTNFVFWPVDEAGIVN; encoded by the coding sequence ATGGAAGCTGAAGGGAAGAAGAAGAATGAAGTGTGGGAATGGTCCAAAGCTCTATTGATCGCGTTCGGCCTTGCGGCAATTATCCGGTTTTTCCTATTCACCCCGATTGTGGTGGACGGGGAATCGATGATGCCGACTCTTGAACACGGCGACCGGATGATCGTCAATAAAATCGGCTATGACATAGGTGAACCGGATCGCTTCGACATCATCGTTTTTCATGCCCCGGAACAAAAAGACTATATTAAGCGGGTCATCGGATTACCGGGCGACCATGTTGCCTATGAGGAAGACCAGCTCTTTATAAATGGAGAAGCAGTGGAAGAACCTTATCTCGACCAGTACAAGACCGGCATTACCGGCACCTTGACAGAAGATTTTGTGCTCGAAGACATCACCAGCTATTCTACAATTCCGGACGGCTATGTATTCGTCATGGGGGATAACCGCAGAGCTAGCAAAGACAGCCGCCATATCGGGCTGGTGCCGATCGATGAAGTGATCGGCAATACGAATTTCGTTTTTTGGCCGGTGGATGAAGCCGGCATTGTAAATTAA
- the ylqF gene encoding ribosome biogenesis GTPase YlqF, with protein sequence MTIQWFPGHMAKARREVTEKLKLVDIIFELVDARLPLSSRNPMIDQVIQQKPRLIILNKMDMADERETKKWIEHFEREGTRAVAINSLEGKGLQAVTKASKEILKEKWDRMEAKGIKPRAIRAMIVGIPNVGKSTLINRLAKKSLAKTGNMPGVTKAQQWIKVGKEIELLDTPGILWPKFEDQETGQKLAVTGAIKDSVIQMQELAIYALKFLEKRYPDRLMDRYGIDHIDEDLVKTFDHIGKKRYMIGPDNEVDYEMTAEIIIRDIRNQHLGRITFDYRDEMITEQDELA encoded by the coding sequence ATGACGATTCAATGGTTTCCCGGACATATGGCGAAAGCGCGCCGGGAAGTAACAGAAAAACTGAAGTTGGTGGATATTATCTTTGAATTGGTGGATGCACGATTGCCGCTGTCATCACGCAACCCGATGATCGACCAAGTGATCCAGCAAAAGCCCCGCCTCATCATTCTCAATAAAATGGATATGGCAGACGAGCGGGAAACAAAAAAATGGATCGAGCATTTCGAACGTGAAGGCACACGCGCTGTAGCAATCAATTCCTTGGAGGGAAAAGGGCTTCAGGCAGTCACCAAAGCTTCGAAGGAGATTCTTAAAGAGAAATGGGACCGGATGGAAGCGAAAGGCATTAAGCCGCGCGCCATCCGTGCTATGATCGTCGGCATTCCGAACGTCGGAAAATCGACATTGATTAACCGCCTTGCCAAGAAAAGCCTGGCGAAAACCGGCAATATGCCGGGCGTAACGAAAGCACAGCAATGGATCAAAGTCGGCAAGGAAATCGAATTGCTCGATACGCCAGGGATTCTTTGGCCTAAATTTGAGGACCAGGAGACCGGCCAGAAACTGGCGGTCACTGGTGCAATCAAGGATTCGGTCATTCAAATGCAGGAATTGGCGATCTATGCGCTGAAGTTTTTAGAAAAGCGTTATCCGGACCGTTTAATGGACCGTTACGGCATTGACCATATCGATGAAGACTTGGTGAAGACCTTCGACCATATCGGCAAAAAACGCTATATGATCGGCCCAGACAACGAAGTCGATTATGAAATGACAGCGGAGATCATCATCCGCGATATCCGCAACCAGCATCTCGGGCGCATTACATTCGATTACCGGGATGAAATGATTACAGAGCAAGACGAATTGGCATAA
- the sucD gene encoding succinate--CoA ligase subunit alpha produces the protein MSVYINKDTKVLVQGITGSTALFHTKQMLEYGTKIVAGVTPGKGGTEVEGVPVFNTVQDAVEATGANVSVIYVPAPFAADAILEATEAELDMAICITEHIPVLDMVKVKRYMEGKKTRLVGPNCPGVITPDECKIGIMPGYIHKKGHVGVVSRSGTLTYEATHQLSEEGIGQSTAVGIGGDPVNGTNFIDVLKEFNEDEDTYAVVMIGEIGGTAEEEAAEWVKANMTKPVVGFIGGQTAPEGKRMGHAGAIISGGKGTAADKIKAMNAAGIEVADTPSVIGETLINVIKEKGLYDACKTH, from the coding sequence ATGAGCGTATACATTAATAAAGACACAAAAGTGCTTGTACAGGGAATTACAGGGTCAACTGCCCTTTTCCATACAAAGCAAATGCTTGAATACGGAACGAAAATCGTTGCGGGCGTAACACCAGGCAAAGGCGGAACTGAAGTGGAAGGCGTACCTGTATTCAACACAGTTCAAGACGCCGTTGAAGCAACAGGCGCCAATGTATCTGTAATTTATGTGCCGGCTCCTTTTGCTGCTGACGCAATTCTTGAAGCAACAGAAGCTGAGTTGGATATGGCAATCTGCATCACTGAGCATATTCCGGTACTGGATATGGTCAAAGTGAAGCGTTATATGGAAGGCAAGAAAACACGTCTTGTCGGCCCGAACTGCCCGGGTGTCATCACTCCGGACGAGTGTAAGATCGGCATTATGCCTGGTTACATTCACAAAAAAGGACATGTCGGCGTTGTTTCTCGCTCTGGTACATTGACGTATGAAGCGACTCACCAATTGTCTGAAGAAGGTATCGGCCAATCAACGGCTGTTGGTATCGGCGGAGACCCGGTCAACGGAACGAACTTTATCGATGTATTGAAAGAATTCAATGAAGATGAAGATACGTATGCGGTTGTCATGATCGGTGAAATCGGCGGAACAGCTGAAGAAGAAGCTGCAGAATGGGTTAAGGCAAACATGACTAAACCTGTTGTCGGCTTTATCGGCGGCCAAACGGCTCCAGAAGGAAAACGCATGGGCCACGCTGGTGCGATCATTTCTGGAGGCAAAGGGACAGCTGCAGACAAGATCAAAGCAATGAACGCTGCTGGAATCGAAGTTGCAGATACTCCTTCCGTCATCGGCGAAACCTTGATCAACGTGATCAAGGAAAAAGGCCTTTACGACGCTTGTAAGACGCATTAA
- the trmD gene encoding tRNA (guanosine(37)-N1)-methyltransferase TrmD, producing the protein MNIQVLSLFPPMFEGVFQHSIMRKAQDKGAVTLGVVDIREFADNKRQVDDYPFGGGAGMVLKPEPVFNAVESITNDGKKPRVILMCPQGERFTQKKAEELALEEELVFICGHYEGYDERIREHLVTDEISIGDFVLTGGELAAMTVIDSVVRLLPGVLGNSDSPVRDSFSTGLLEHPHYTRPAIYRDMAVPDVLTSGNHAKIEDWREEQGLKRTLERRPDLLDHVELSDKQKTILARLQAEK; encoded by the coding sequence ATGAACATCCAAGTGTTGTCTCTTTTTCCTCCCATGTTCGAAGGGGTGTTCCAGCATTCGATCATGAGAAAAGCGCAGGATAAAGGCGCGGTCACTTTAGGAGTTGTCGACATCCGCGAGTTTGCCGACAATAAGCGCCAAGTGGATGATTACCCGTTCGGCGGGGGCGCCGGCATGGTGCTGAAACCCGAACCGGTGTTCAATGCGGTCGAAAGCATCACAAATGACGGCAAGAAGCCGCGCGTCATCTTGATGTGCCCGCAAGGCGAGCGCTTTACGCAGAAGAAGGCGGAAGAACTTGCCCTTGAAGAGGAACTGGTGTTCATTTGCGGCCATTACGAAGGCTACGATGAACGCATCCGGGAACATTTGGTCACTGACGAGATCTCCATCGGCGATTTCGTATTGACCGGCGGGGAGCTGGCGGCCATGACCGTGATCGACAGCGTTGTAAGGCTGTTGCCGGGTGTGCTTGGCAATAGCGATTCACCGGTCCGCGATTCCTTTTCGACCGGCCTCTTGGAGCATCCGCATTACACGCGTCCAGCGATCTATAGAGACATGGCCGTCCCGGACGTATTGACTTCTGGCAACCACGCTAAAATTGAAGACTGGCGCGAAGAGCAAGGCTTGAAGCGCACGCTCGAACGCCGTCCGGACCTTCTCGACCATGTCGAACTTAGCGATAAGCAGAAAACCATATTGGCTCGTTTACAAGCCGAAAAATAA
- the rimM gene encoding ribosome maturation factor RimM (Essential for efficient processing of 16S rRNA), which produces MEWFNVGKIVNTHGIRGEVRVMSRTDFPEERFAIGNKLGLFTAGAKKPIMVKVASHRTHKNFNLLSFEGYPTINDVEPFKEGYLKIAEHDLGDLEEGAFYHHEILGCQVFSVEGEEIGEVTEILETGANDVWEVTPAKGKKHYIPYIEDVVKEVDIDEKKITIDVLDGLLS; this is translated from the coding sequence GTGGAATGGTTTAATGTAGGAAAAATAGTCAATACGCACGGGATCCGTGGCGAAGTGCGCGTGATGTCCCGTACCGATTTCCCGGAAGAACGGTTTGCGATCGGCAATAAGCTCGGCTTGTTTACCGCCGGTGCGAAAAAGCCGATCATGGTGAAAGTGGCGAGCCACCGTACCCATAAAAACTTCAATCTTTTATCTTTTGAAGGCTATCCGACCATCAATGATGTCGAACCGTTCAAGGAAGGCTACCTGAAGATCGCTGAACACGATCTCGGCGATTTGGAGGAAGGCGCTTTTTACCATCACGAAATTCTCGGCTGCCAAGTGTTTTCTGTTGAAGGCGAGGAAATTGGCGAAGTGACCGAGATTTTGGAGACCGGCGCCAACGACGTCTGGGAAGTAACGCCGGCAAAAGGCAAAAAGCATTATATCCCTTATATCGAAGATGTGGTCAAAGAAGTCGATATCGATGAAAAGAAAATCACCATCGATGTATTGGATGGCTTGTTATCATGA
- a CDS encoding KH domain-containing protein, with translation MEQLIETIVKPLVDYPEAVRIEKDENTNRVVYKLSVHQSDTGKVIGKQGRVAKAVRSVVYSAAGNYHKKKTYLDIVD, from the coding sequence ATGGAGCAGCTGATTGAAACGATCGTCAAGCCGCTAGTTGATTATCCGGAAGCAGTTCGTATTGAAAAAGACGAAAACACTAACCGAGTCGTCTACAAGCTTTCCGTGCATCAAAGCGATACAGGGAAAGTGATCGGCAAGCAAGGACGTGTGGCGAAAGCTGTACGCTCTGTCGTCTATTCAGCAGCAGGAAATTATCATAAGAAAAAAACGTACCTTGATATTGTGGATTGA
- the topA gene encoding type I DNA topoisomerase — MADYLVIVESPAKAKTIERYLGKKYKVKASLGHLRDLPRSQMGVDVENNYEPRYITIRGKGPILQDLKKEAKKAKKVFLAADPDREGEAIAWHLANALGVDVDSDCRVVFNEITKDAVKDAFKQPRKLDMDLVDAQQARRILDRLVGYSISPILWKKVKKGLSAGRVQSVALGLIIDRENEIKNFEPEEYWSITGEFEKAKKTFEAQFYGTPEKKLKLSNEEEVKAVLATMKGKDFLVKSVVKKERKRNPSPSFTTSSLQQEAARKLNFRAKKTMMLAQQLYEGISVGKEGVTGLITYMRTDSTRISESAKQDTIGFILDKYGEEYLTQKPAAKQSQKSQDAHEAVRPTSVHRTPESLKSILSRDLYRLYKLIWDRFVASQMSPAVLDTVMAELQNGEAIFRANGSQVKFPGFMKLYIEGTDDKKEEKDNILPEMKEGDKVKATEITPNQHFTQPPPRYTEARLVRTLEELGIGRPSTYAPTLDTIQKRGYVALDAKRFIPTELGEIVHQLVRDFFPDILNIEFTAKMENDLDSIEESEVDWRAIIDVFYKEFAKDLEVAENEMEKVQIKDEPAGEDCEECGSPMVFKLGRYGKFMACSNFPECRNTKAIVKHIGVKCPTCKEGEIVERKSKKRRVFYGCERYPECEFVSWDKPIERPCPKCSSLMVEKKVKKGVQINCTACDYKEEVQ; from the coding sequence ATGGCAGATTATTTGGTGATTGTCGAATCGCCTGCAAAAGCGAAGACAATTGAACGGTATTTGGGAAAAAAGTATAAAGTGAAAGCCTCACTCGGCCATTTGCGCGATTTGCCGCGCAGCCAGATGGGGGTAGATGTTGAAAATAATTACGAACCCCGCTATATTACGATTCGCGGAAAAGGCCCGATCTTACAGGATCTAAAAAAAGAAGCGAAAAAAGCGAAAAAAGTCTTTCTCGCGGCTGACCCCGACAGAGAAGGTGAAGCGATCGCCTGGCATTTGGCGAACGCGCTCGGAGTGGACGTCGATTCGGATTGCCGCGTCGTATTCAACGAAATTACGAAAGACGCAGTAAAAGATGCGTTTAAGCAACCGCGCAAATTGGATATGGATTTAGTCGATGCCCAACAAGCGCGACGCATCCTTGACCGCCTCGTCGGCTATAGCATTAGCCCGATTCTATGGAAAAAAGTGAAAAAAGGCTTGTCGGCTGGCCGTGTGCAATCGGTTGCGTTGGGCCTGATCATCGACCGCGAGAACGAAATCAAGAATTTCGAACCGGAAGAGTATTGGTCGATTACCGGTGAGTTCGAAAAAGCGAAAAAAACTTTCGAGGCACAGTTTTACGGAACTCCCGAAAAGAAACTGAAGCTCTCGAATGAAGAAGAGGTCAAAGCCGTGCTGGCTACGATGAAAGGCAAGGATTTCTTAGTGAAGAGCGTTGTCAAAAAAGAACGCAAACGAAATCCTTCCCCATCTTTCACCACATCCTCTCTCCAGCAGGAAGCAGCGCGCAAGTTGAACTTCCGTGCCAAGAAAACGATGATGCTCGCCCAGCAGCTCTATGAAGGGATCTCGGTCGGAAAAGAAGGCGTAACCGGTTTGATCACGTATATGCGTACGGATTCCACCAGGATCTCCGAATCGGCCAAGCAAGATACGATCGGGTTTATCCTCGACAAATACGGAGAGGAATATTTGACGCAGAAGCCTGCAGCAAAACAATCTCAAAAATCGCAAGATGCCCATGAAGCTGTCCGACCGACTAGCGTCCACCGTACGCCGGAATCGTTGAAGAGCATTTTATCCCGCGACCTTTACCGCTTGTACAAGCTGATCTGGGACCGTTTTGTGGCGAGCCAGATGTCACCGGCTGTCCTTGATACGGTAATGGCAGAGCTGCAAAACGGCGAAGCGATTTTCCGTGCCAATGGTTCTCAAGTGAAGTTTCCTGGTTTCATGAAGCTTTATATTGAAGGGACCGATGATAAAAAAGAAGAAAAAGACAACATCCTCCCGGAAATGAAGGAAGGCGACAAAGTCAAAGCGACTGAAATCACGCCGAACCAGCATTTCACCCAGCCGCCTCCGCGCTATACGGAAGCGCGATTGGTACGCACTTTGGAAGAACTTGGGATAGGCCGACCGTCAACCTATGCGCCGACTTTGGATACCATCCAAAAACGCGGCTATGTGGCACTCGATGCGAAGCGTTTCATCCCGACCGAACTTGGAGAAATCGTCCATCAATTGGTGCGTGATTTCTTCCCGGATATTTTGAATATCGAGTTTACCGCGAAAATGGAAAACGATTTGGACAGCATCGAAGAAAGTGAAGTCGACTGGCGCGCGATCATCGATGTCTTTTACAAAGAGTTCGCCAAAGATCTCGAAGTGGCGGAAAATGAAATGGAGAAAGTCCAGATCAAAGACGAGCCCGCTGGAGAAGATTGCGAGGAGTGCGGTTCGCCGATGGTGTTCAAGCTTGGGCGCTACGGCAAGTTCATGGCCTGCAGCAATTTCCCGGAATGCCGCAACACGAAAGCGATCGTCAAACATATCGGCGTCAAGTGCCCGACTTGTAAAGAAGGCGAGATCGTCGAACGGAAAAGCAAGAAGCGCCGCGTATTCTACGGCTGCGAACGCTATCCGGAATGTGAATTCGTGTCTTGGGACAAGCCGATCGAACGCCCTTGCCCGAAATGCAGCAGCTTGATGGTGGAAAAGAAAGTGAAAAAAGGCGTGCAGATCAATTGCACAGCATGCGACTATAAAGAAGAAGTTCAATAA
- the sucC gene encoding ADP-forming succinate--CoA ligase subunit beta, translating into MNIHEYQGKQVLKQYGVSVPEGHVAFSPEEAVKAAKELGSDVVVVKAQIHAGGRGKAGGVKLAKNLDEVREYAKELLGKVLVTHQTGPEGKEVKRLYIEAGSNIEKEYYLGLVLDRETSLVNLMGSEEGGMDIEEVAANTPERIFYEAIDPVVGLTGFQARRMAFNMNIPAKLVNKAAKLMLGLYQAYVEKDAAIVEINPLVVTGDGQVVALDAKFNFDANALYRHQDIMEMRDYDEEDAKEIEASKYDLSYISLDGNIGCMVNGAGLAMATMDTINYYGGSPANFLDVGGGATAEKVTEAFKIILSDKNVKGIFVNIFGGIMKCDIIAEGVIQAAKEVSLEVPLVVRLEGTNVEIGKKLLNESGLNIVAAGTMADGAKQIVELVG; encoded by the coding sequence ATGAATATCCATGAATATCAGGGAAAACAGGTCCTGAAACAATATGGCGTATCAGTTCCAGAAGGCCATGTTGCTTTTTCACCTGAAGAAGCAGTCAAAGCAGCGAAAGAACTTGGTTCGGATGTTGTCGTTGTTAAAGCTCAAATCCACGCAGGTGGACGAGGCAAGGCAGGCGGCGTCAAGCTGGCGAAAAACTTGGACGAAGTGCGTGAATATGCGAAGGAATTGCTTGGCAAGGTCCTCGTAACGCATCAGACAGGCCCAGAAGGCAAAGAAGTTAAACGCCTTTACATCGAAGCGGGCAGCAACATCGAAAAAGAATACTATCTTGGATTAGTTCTTGACCGTGAAACTTCCCTAGTCAACTTGATGGGATCAGAAGAAGGCGGAATGGACATCGAGGAAGTGGCAGCAAACACACCGGAGCGTATCTTCTATGAAGCAATCGATCCCGTTGTCGGTTTGACTGGCTTCCAAGCTCGCCGTATGGCATTCAACATGAACATCCCGGCTAAGCTTGTCAACAAAGCCGCGAAATTGATGCTAGGCCTTTATCAGGCTTATGTGGAAAAAGACGCAGCAATCGTTGAAATTAACCCATTGGTCGTTACAGGCGACGGGCAGGTAGTGGCTTTGGATGCGAAGTTCAACTTCGATGCAAACGCTCTTTACCGTCACCAGGACATTATGGAAATGCGCGATTACGACGAAGAAGATGCTAAAGAAATCGAAGCTTCCAAGTATGACTTGAGCTACATCTCTTTGGACGGAAACATCGGCTGTATGGTTAACGGTGCCGGCCTTGCTATGGCAACAATGGATACGATTAACTATTACGGCGGCTCACCCGCTAACTTCCTTGACGTTGGGGGCGGTGCCACTGCTGAGAAAGTAACGGAAGCATTCAAGATCATTCTTTCCGATAAGAATGTCAAAGGAATCTTCGTTAACATTTTCGGCGGGATCATGAAGTGTGACATCATTGCGGAAGGCGTTATCCAAGCGGCTAAAGAAGTTAGCCTGGAAGTGCCACTTGTCGTCCGTCTTGAAGGCACAAACGTAGAAATCGGTAAAAAACTGCTGAACGAATCAGGTCTGAACATCGTAGCTGCTGGCACTATGGCAGATGGCGCGAAACAGATCGTAGAACTTGTAGGCTAA
- the rplS gene encoding 50S ribosomal protein L19: MQNIIAEITKEQLRADLPDFRPGDTVRVHVKVVEGTRERIQVYEGVVISRRGGGISESFTVRKISYGVGVERTFPVHTPKIAQLEVTRRGKVRRAKLYYLRNLRGKAARIKEIR, translated from the coding sequence ATGCAAAACATCATTGCTGAAATCACTAAAGAACAACTTCGTGCGGATCTTCCAGATTTCCGTCCAGGAGATACTGTTCGCGTCCACGTGAAAGTTGTCGAGGGAACTCGCGAACGTATCCAGGTATACGAAGGAGTCGTTATCAGCCGTCGCGGAGGCGGAATCAGTGAATCATTCACTGTCCGTAAAATCTCGTACGGTGTAGGTGTTGAACGTACATTCCCTGTACACACGCCGAAAATCGCTCAGCTTGAAGTTACTCGCCGTGGTAAAGTACGTCGTGCTAAATTGTACTACTTGCGCAACCTACGCGGTAAAGCAGCTCGTATCAAAGAAATCCGTTAA
- a CDS encoding ribonuclease HII codes for METTASIKEKLLQAETFEPWMEELKSDSRKSVQQLLSSWQRRFDKKLFLLRNLEEKQGFDRQFKAQADSLVAGIDEAGRGPLAGPVVTAAVILPEDCSAFIGLDDSKIIAKAKRNELAQLIKQQAISWSVHIQPPEAIDRLNIYQATKQSMEAAANGLATAPDIVLADAMQLALGMPCESIIKGDAKSLCIAAASILAKTGRDDLMDEYAEMYPHYGFSKHAGYGTKDHLAALEAHGPCPIHRKSFEPVKSMAQKL; via the coding sequence ATGGAAACGACAGCATCAATCAAGGAAAAATTACTGCAAGCAGAAACATTCGAGCCGTGGATGGAGGAACTGAAAAGCGATTCGCGCAAAAGCGTCCAGCAATTGCTTTCCTCCTGGCAGCGCCGTTTCGACAAAAAACTTTTCTTGCTGCGGAATTTGGAAGAAAAGCAGGGCTTCGATCGGCAGTTCAAGGCACAGGCAGATTCGCTCGTCGCTGGCATCGATGAGGCAGGTCGCGGGCCGCTTGCCGGACCGGTCGTGACGGCGGCCGTCATCTTGCCGGAAGATTGCAGCGCATTCATTGGATTGGACGATTCGAAAATAATAGCGAAAGCGAAGCGCAACGAATTGGCGCAGCTTATCAAACAACAGGCCATCAGTTGGTCAGTCCACATCCAGCCGCCTGAAGCCATCGACCGGCTGAATATTTACCAGGCGACAAAACAATCGATGGAAGCCGCCGCGAACGGCTTAGCTACCGCACCTGATATCGTATTGGCGGATGCCATGCAACTGGCGCTTGGGATGCCGTGTGAATCGATCATAAAGGGCGACGCAAAAAGTTTATGCATCGCTGCCGCGTCGATTCTAGCGAAGACCGGCCGCGATGATTTAATGGATGAATATGCCGAGATGTATCCACATTACGGTTTTTCGAAACATGCGGGTTACGGTACGAAAGACCATCTTGCGGCGCTTGAAGCGCATGGCCCGTGCCCGATTCACCGCAAGAGCTTTGAGCCGGTAAAATCAATGGCCCAAAAATTGTAA
- the dprA gene encoding DNA-processing protein DprA: protein MNDEFTQRLLALHYVYPKPLNRLSRLMKDDPNLEYLHVRSPGDLAETMQIPLEKASALKRSYLNYANTPFLKIYNQQRINPLTFRDPLYPSSLHDLIDPPAVLYLKGDSTLLDAPEKIAVIGSRKAESYSKSVIQHLLPPLLAEGFVIVSGLAKGADAMAHQCAIDFGGKTIAVIGSGFLHRYPKVNGELSFIIEETQLLITEYPPYMPPRKWNFPMRNRIISGLSKGVIVTQAEVKSGTLSTIEHALDHGKDIFAVPGNIFSPLSAGPHKLIAEGAKPIWNGAQVLEEYRQLRS, encoded by the coding sequence ATGAACGATGAATTCACTCAACGTTTGCTTGCCCTGCATTATGTGTATCCAAAGCCTTTGAACCGATTATCCAGGCTGATGAAAGATGACCCGAACCTCGAATATTTGCATGTTCGAAGCCCTGGCGACCTTGCAGAAACGATGCAAATCCCCTTGGAGAAAGCGAGTGCCTTGAAGCGCTCCTACCTGAATTACGCAAATACCCCTTTTCTGAAAATCTACAACCAACAGCGAATCAATCCCCTTACTTTCCGTGACCCCCTTTATCCATCTTCTTTGCACGATTTGATTGATCCACCCGCTGTACTTTATTTGAAAGGCGATTCCACTTTACTGGATGCACCAGAAAAAATAGCGGTCATCGGTTCGCGAAAAGCTGAAAGCTATTCGAAATCGGTTATTCAGCATTTGCTTCCACCCTTACTGGCAGAAGGCTTCGTCATCGTCAGTGGATTAGCGAAAGGAGCCGATGCGATGGCGCATCAATGCGCCATTGATTTCGGCGGTAAAACCATTGCTGTCATCGGGAGTGGATTTTTGCATCGCTACCCGAAAGTGAACGGTGAATTGTCCTTTATAATAGAAGAAACTCAATTGCTGATCACAGAGTACCCACCGTATATGCCCCCTAGAAAGTGGAATTTCCCGATGCGCAACCGTATCATCAGCGGTTTGTCGAAAGGGGTCATCGTTACTCAGGCAGAAGTGAAAAGCGGCACTTTGAGCACGATTGAGCATGCATTGGATCATGGAAAAGATATCTTCGCCGTTCCCGGGAATATCTTTTCCCCTCTTTCGGCCGGTCCGCATAAATTAATTGCAGAAGGCGCAAAACCCATCTGGAATGGGGCTCAAGTGCTGGAAGAATACCGACAATTGAGAAGCTGA